CTCCCATTGTTCATCCACATCAGGCGGCAGGTCAAGTGCAAGGTTAAAATTAACTCCGACAAAACGGGCATAATTTTCAACCCGTTCCATGTAACGATTCATCCAATAGATTGAATTAGCAACTCGACTAAGCATAAGCGGCAAGAATTGTATTTAATAAATTATTTCAGAATATTGTCATAGTGATAATACCAAAATACCTAATAATATTTCGCAAAACCAAACTACTACGAAAAATAATATAAGATCTTAAAAGAGTATCATTTCACTTGGAATATTCACGCCGGGGCTTGAAATCATTACAAAATATATAATTTTGGTAAATTAGACCATTATTAACAATAACCTATACACAAGTGTCAAAAAGAGATCTATTCGTAGCGGCTATCCAGAAATCTTATCAAACTGATAAACCAACGATTCATCTGGGGTCGGCTATTCTTGACGGGGAAATAATTACAGAAGCAAAAGTGAATCTGCCGCTTCGTATGATGAACCGCCACGGATTGGTAGCCGGGGCAACCGGTTCAGGAAAAACACGCACACTTCAGGTATTGGCTGAGCAACTTTCAGCTGCCGGCGTACCTGTTTTTATGTCGGATATTAAAGGTGATTTGTCCGGTATTGCACAGCCAGGAACGTCAAATGCAGCGATAGAAGAGCGTTCTGCCATTTTAGGGACACCCTTTAAAGCACAAGGTTACCCAGTTGAACTTTATTCATTAAGCGGAAATAAAGGTGCACAAATGCGGGCGACAATTCTGGAATTTGGCCCTATTTTGTTATCAAAAATATTTGAATTGAACGATACGCAATCGGGTGTACTGGCTATTCTTTTCAAATATGCGGATGATAAAAAACTGCCGATGATCGATTTGAACGACTTGAAAAAAGTCCTGAGTTATCTTTCAGAAGGTCCGGGCGCAGCTGAAATTAAATCAGATTACGGTTCGATTTCTTCTTCAACAGCGGGTACTATTCTTCGTAAAATCGTTGCTTTGGAACAACAAGGCGTTGGATCTATTTTTGGAGAAAAATCATTTGATATTTCTGATCTGATTAATAAAGTTGACGGACAAGGTGTGATCAGTCTTTTGAATATTTCTGATGTTCAGGATAAGCCTGCGCTTTTCTCGACTTTCATGTTAAGTCTTCTTGCTGAATTGTATCAAACTTTGCCGGAAGCTGGTGATTTGGACAAACCAAAATTGGTTTTCTTTTTGGACGAAGCACATTTGCTTTTCAAAGATGCTCCGAAAGCATTTATGGATCAGATTGAACAGGTTGTTCGTTTGATCCGGTCAAAAGGTGTAGGGATTTTCTTCTGTACGCAAATGGCTCAGGACATTCCGGTTTCTGTTTTGGCACAATTGGGAAATCGCGTACAACACGTTCTTCGTGCTTTCACGCCTCAGGATGCTGATGCGCTGAAACAAACAGTAAAAACGTATCCGCGTTCAGATTTTTATTCCATCGACCAGATTTTAACAACTTTGGGTATTGGTCAGGCACTGATTACGGTTTTGAATGACAAAGGTATCCCGACGGAAGTTGCAGCCACACATTTACTGCCGCCAACTTCGGTTATGGGTCCGATGACACAATCGGATTATGAAAATCACGTGCGCCAGTCGGATGTATATTTGAAATACAAAGATCCTATTGATCCTGAAAGTGCTTATGAAATATTGACAAAAAGAATTGAGGAACGGGCCAGACAGGAGGCTCAGATAAAAGAAGAAACTACTGTAACGAAAACGAGCGGCAAACAGGAGAAAGGTATGTTTGAAGAAGCGCTTGCTTCACCTTTGGCAAAACAAATAGGAAGGGAAGTTGTTCGTGGCGTTTTTGGAATGCTATTTGGCAAATCTACAACCAGAACCAAAAAAGGCGGAATTTTCGGTTTTTAAAATTTAAATTTCTACTGCCTGTATATTTATTTCAGGCAGTAGAAATTAATCACCAGCCAATCACACAACGCTGCTTGAGAAGTTCATCCATATTTTCATTGACATCAATTCTGCCTTTTTCACTATTAAAAGCGTGACGGAATTCTTCTCTTAACTGACGGCGTGTCATTGCCTCCAGAAATCTTCTGCCATCTTCTTCACTTTCTAACAATAAAGGCGGAACCATTGCCGGCAAATCATCCTCACCTTTCGCCACCATCGTTACATAAGAAGTATTGGTATGCCGCTGAATTCCATTTCTGACATTTTCAGCAATCACACGAATACCGATTACGAGCGAAGTTCTTCCAACATAATTAACGGACGCCATTAAGGAAACCAGATCTCCTACCTCAACCGGTTTTAAAAAATCAACTCCATCTACCGAAACAGTCACACAATATGTAGCCGCATGTCGTGATGCACACGCGTAAGCAACTTTATCAATCAGAGAAAGTAAAATCCCTCCGTGAATTTTCCCTCCAAAGTTGGCGTATGAAGGAATCATCAATTCCGTAAGTGTAGTTTGCGAAAAACTGACTGGTTTTGGATCGAGTGGAGAGGGTTCTGATTTTTGCACTGGTGAATTATTTTTGAATTATCGTTTATTTTAAGGTTACTGCCTTACCAGACTTAACCGAATTTCTTGCTGCTTCCAGAATTTCAACAACTGTAACGTTAACAGGCAATCCGTACAAATCATTTTTATCCAGTTTCAAACGTCCCTGAACTACGTCAGATAAAACTGAAAAAGGATCTGTGTAAGGTGCAGGCCGCGGATCAATTTTCTTTTTTTCTTCCGGTGCTTTTTCCTGTAAACGTTCTCTTATTGTTGTAGCGTCAACGGCTACTGCATATCCTTTGGTTCCATAAACTTCCATGTCTTTACGCGCAAAAGTCCAGTTCCACGATGCCTGGATGATACATTGTGCTTTTGGGTATTGCAAAATAATCGACGCTTCGTCATCTACATTTTTATAAATATCCGGTTTATTTTGATGTGCAACTGCGGTTACCGAAATCGGTCGTTCGCCTTTCATTAGCCATGTCATCAGGTTTGCGCCATAACAGCCAAAATCCGTTAAAGCACCCGCTCCGTTTTTAACAGGGTCAGTCAGAATTTCAAAAAACTCTTTTCCAACACCAATTTCTTTTGGTCCCTGATGGCCATCATTAACCATCACTTTTCTGATTTCCCCCAGCTTTCCTTCTTCATACAGATCATGCACATATTGGTTACTGGCATACCAGGAAGTTTCAAAATTTGTCAGAACATGAATATTATTTTTCAATGCAAGACTCTGGATTTCCTTTGCGTCAGCGAAAGTTGTGGCAAGAGGTTTTTCAACCATTACATTTATTTTTCTGGGAGCACAGGCGCGTACGAGTACAACATGTTCGTTGATCGGCCCAAATGCAGAAACCGCTTCCGGTTTCGTTTCATCCAGCATTTTATTCAAATCACTGTAAAACAGCTTTTTGTCTAACTTATATCTGTTAACAAAACGATCAACCAATTCCTGATTGGGTTCATAAACTCCGACCAAAACGGCATCTTTTTTATCAGCACGATTAAATGCCCAGCCCACATGTCCATGACTTAATCCGGCCACAGCCAGACGCATTGGAGCTTGTGCGATACCAACCGTCGCAATCATTGCGACCAAAAAACTTGTCAATAAATACTTCATAAATTCAGGTGTTAGGGATTAGCTTTTGGACGTTAGAAATAATATCGATGCAATTTTTTTCAGCAAAGAATTCCAACCTTCCGACCTAATCGCTAACAGCTATCAAGACATTTTGTCGATCAAATCTTTAATTGCTTCCTGAAAATATGCACCATTGTACGGACCAAACCAGCTCATGGTTTTAGTTTCGTACAGGTCTCTATCAAAGTATTTATCATTGGTAATATACCCAACATAACCGCCATTGAAACTCGTCACCATTAAATGCAGACCTTTTTTCGCTGCATAAGCTGTCAATTCCGGCATCAGTTCTCCGGAAAAATCACAAGGCGTTCCGACCATCAAAATATTTCCGATACGTAACGCTTTCATATAAGAAGGCACATCGCCAAAAGCCCACCGAAAAACCCAGCTCCGAAGCGCCAGATTCGGCATAATTTTAGGTCTCGGATCTCTCAAAGGCAACGCAACAGTAACCGACCGAAGAATTGCCGGTTGCTTTTCAAATTTTCCAATAATGGTTTGAATTGATTTTTCAACACTGCCAGCCTGGTTTTTTACTTCGTCAAAATCATCTTTCCCTTTTTCGATTGGCGCCATACTTCCTACGGCACCAGCCATGTAGACGGCGAAATTTGCTTCTCTGCTTTCCAGATCGTCTACGAGAGCACCCGCCCAGTCGCGCGATAATTCCATGGTACTTGCATTCAAAATCGTAGAATGCGCTGCGTAAGAACTGATCATCGCTTTTTGCCCGTTATTACTAGTAATTTCCAAATTTCTAACCCAAGGATCGACAATTCCTTCATCACCGACCAGACGGTTTTTGATATCAATTGTATCCTTTACTTCTCCAAAACCAATCGTTGCAGGTTGAATATTTTTCTTCGCATCATTGATCGATTTTATAATGGCCTGTGACACAGTTTCCACCACGGCAGCATCATAAGGTCCTGCAAAAAGTTTTCCCGTAATGGTATTGTACCAGCCTCCCAAACTGTTATGACTATGAATTGCGCCAAAATAAACCTGG
The sequence above is drawn from the Dyadobacter subterraneus genome and encodes:
- a CDS encoding helicase HerA-like domain-containing protein, whose protein sequence is MSKRDLFVAAIQKSYQTDKPTIHLGSAILDGEIITEAKVNLPLRMMNRHGLVAGATGSGKTRTLQVLAEQLSAAGVPVFMSDIKGDLSGIAQPGTSNAAIEERSAILGTPFKAQGYPVELYSLSGNKGAQMRATILEFGPILLSKIFELNDTQSGVLAILFKYADDKKLPMIDLNDLKKVLSYLSEGPGAAEIKSDYGSISSSTAGTILRKIVALEQQGVGSIFGEKSFDISDLINKVDGQGVISLLNISDVQDKPALFSTFMLSLLAELYQTLPEAGDLDKPKLVFFLDEAHLLFKDAPKAFMDQIEQVVRLIRSKGVGIFFCTQMAQDIPVSVLAQLGNRVQHVLRAFTPQDADALKQTVKTYPRSDFYSIDQILTTLGIGQALITVLNDKGIPTEVAATHLLPPTSVMGPMTQSDYENHVRQSDVYLKYKDPIDPESAYEILTKRIEERARQEAQIKEETTVTKTSGKQEKGMFEEALASPLAKQIGREVVRGVFGMLFGKSTTRTKKGGIFGF
- a CDS encoding acyl-CoA thioesterase, with product MIPSYANFGGKIHGGILLSLIDKVAYACASRHAATYCVTVSVDGVDFLKPVEVGDLVSLMASVNYVGRTSLVIGIRVIAENVRNGIQRHTNTSYVTMVAKGEDDLPAMVPPLLLESEEDGRRFLEAMTRRQLREEFRHAFNSEKGRIDVNENMDELLKQRCVIGW
- a CDS encoding Gfo/Idh/MocA family protein gives rise to the protein MKYLLTSFLVAMIATVGIAQAPMRLAVAGLSHGHVGWAFNRADKKDAVLVGVYEPNQELVDRFVNRYKLDKKLFYSDLNKMLDETKPEAVSAFGPINEHVVLVRACAPRKINVMVEKPLATTFADAKEIQSLALKNNIHVLTNFETSWYASNQYVHDLYEEGKLGEIRKVMVNDGHQGPKEIGVGKEFFEILTDPVKNGAGALTDFGCYGANLMTWLMKGERPISVTAVAHQNKPDIYKNVDDEASIILQYPKAQCIIQASWNWTFARKDMEVYGTKGYAVAVDATTIRERLQEKAPEEKKKIDPRPAPYTDPFSVLSDVVQGRLKLDKNDLYGLPVNVTVVEILEAARNSVKSGKAVTLK
- a CDS encoding neutral/alkaline non-lysosomal ceramidase N-terminal domain-containing protein; translation: MKFLKILLYIIGSILFILLIMVATMVTTIDRTPYKEMSYYKQWKENVGKITNQPVADTLSNTLSAGWAKVNITPATPGPMAGYGKRRGKHYEAVHDSVYVRTIIIENGVTKAAIITADMLIVPPNITARVKELLPATGFSFDQVYFGAIHSHNSLGGWYNTITGKLFAGPYDAAVVETVSQAIIKSINDAKKNIQPATIGFGEVKDTIDIKNRLVGDEGIVDPWVRNLEITSNNGQKAMISSYAAHSTILNASTMELSRDWAGALVDDLESREANFAVYMAGAVGSMAPIEKGKDDFDEVKNQAGSVEKSIQTIIGKFEKQPAILRSVTVALPLRDPRPKIMPNLALRSWVFRWAFGDVPSYMKALRIGNILMVGTPCDFSGELMPELTAYAAKKGLHLMVTSFNGGYVGYITNDKYFDRDLYETKTMSWFGPYNGAYFQEAIKDLIDKMS